The following proteins are encoded in a genomic region of Aquifex aeolicus VF5:
- a CDS encoding GGDEF domain-containing protein, with translation MEFKCRIHEKIREGEELNEVDKRNLKEVIKRMFNFFVEHNIVPVPRNYAKWFFVFCYIVENNIEATTEQIIDIYYKIFKEAKIDLRLSNEIERILTEVRHTVYEYLETVEKYDKKIEKHEKTLEDYSRQEEISILKDILKEVSELRKVNQELIAKLQEKQKETERLKKELDALKKQAFIDYLTGLKNRRSIQKALEDYFKDYKNYGYPFSVIMMDLNNFKEINDEYGHLVGDCILKGIGEILRKYLRAKDAIGRYGGDEFLIILPGVKLEDAVNIARRLKTVIQNHTFYCEDKELKVSASFGILEVNENFNSPEEILKEVDKKLYEAKKNPDHIAY, from the coding sequence ATGGAATTCAAGTGCAGGATCCATGAGAAAATAAGGGAAGGGGAAGAATTAAACGAAGTAGATAAAAGAAACCTGAAGGAAGTAATAAAGCGTATGTTTAACTTCTTTGTTGAGCATAACATAGTCCCCGTTCCCCGGAACTACGCGAAGTGGTTTTTCGTATTTTGCTACATCGTTGAAAATAACATAGAGGCAACTACGGAGCAAATAATAGACATATACTACAAGATTTTCAAAGAAGCTAAAATAGACCTGAGGCTTTCTAACGAGATAGAAAGAATTCTTACTGAAGTTAGACACACGGTTTACGAGTATCTGGAGACGGTTGAAAAGTACGATAAAAAGATAGAAAAGCACGAAAAAACCTTGGAAGATTACTCAAGGCAGGAAGAAATTAGCATTTTAAAGGATATTTTGAAAGAGGTTTCCGAACTGAGGAAAGTCAATCAAGAGTTAATAGCAAAGCTTCAAGAAAAACAAAAGGAAACAGAAAGACTCAAAAAAGAACTTGACGCTTTAAAGAAACAGGCTTTTATAGATTACCTCACCGGATTAAAAAACAGGCGTTCTATTCAGAAAGCTCTGGAGGATTACTTCAAGGATTATAAAAACTACGGATACCCCTTCTCCGTAATAATGATGGATTTAAATAACTTTAAGGAAATTAACGACGAGTACGGGCACCTCGTGGGAGACTGCATACTCAAGGGAATAGGCGAAATCCTCAGGAAGTATTTGAGGGCAAAAGATGCCATCGGAAGGTACGGAGGAGATGAGTTTCTAATAATACTTCCCGGTGTAAAACTGGAAGATGCTGTAAACATCGCAAGACGCTTAAAAACGGTCATACAAAACCATACCTTTTACTGTGAAGATAAGGAATTAAAAGTTTCTGCGAGTTTTGGAATTCTGGAAGTCAACGAAAACTTCAATTCCCCGGAAGAGATATTAAAGGAAGTAGATAAAAAACTCTACGAGGCGAAGAAAAACCCCGACCACATTGCTTACTAA
- the trmFO gene encoding FADH(2)-oxidizing methylenetetrahydrofolate--tRNA-(uracil(54)-C(5))-methyltransferase TrmFO, giving the protein MKEKVIVIGGGLAGSEAAWRLANEGHRVILYEMRPKKMTPAHKTGNLAELVCSNTLGGLELTTGAGLLKAEMQKLGSLVIEAAKVARVPAGGALGVDRKIFSEYITEKIESHPNITLIREEVKEIPEDEVVVIATGPLTSDALSEKIKELVGYDTLYFYDAIAPIVEAESVDFSKGFWGSRYGKGGDDYFNCVLTEEEYKKFYEELLKAEKVKPKDFEKAVHFEGCLPIEEMAERGYKTLLFGPMKPVGLVDPRTGKEPFAVVQLRKENKEGTLLSLVGFQTKLTYKEQKRVFRLIPCLRNAVFVRLGSMHRNTFIQSNKVLTHYLNLKKKENIFFAGQITGVEGYVASSATGILAGINAGRLARGEKPLKAPTETMLGALVNYIVTKEGELQPMNPVFGLLPPLEKKVRDKKKRKELMAKRALETMEKWIKENNLVPEGLVKVC; this is encoded by the coding sequence ATGAAGGAAAAGGTTATAGTAATCGGAGGAGGGCTTGCTGGCTCAGAAGCAGCGTGGAGACTCGCAAACGAAGGACACAGGGTAATACTCTACGAAATGAGACCCAAGAAGATGACTCCCGCTCACAAAACGGGAAATCTGGCGGAACTCGTTTGCAGTAATACGCTCGGAGGACTGGAATTAACAACTGGAGCCGGGCTTTTGAAGGCGGAAATGCAGAAGCTCGGCTCTTTAGTGATTGAGGCGGCAAAGGTAGCAAGGGTGCCCGCGGGCGGAGCACTTGGAGTTGACAGAAAGATATTTTCCGAATACATAACCGAAAAGATAGAAAGCCACCCCAACATAACCCTTATCAGGGAAGAGGTAAAGGAAATTCCGGAGGATGAGGTTGTCGTTATAGCGACGGGACCCCTTACCTCGGACGCACTTTCTGAAAAAATAAAGGAACTAGTTGGGTACGATACCCTCTACTTTTACGACGCAATAGCTCCGATAGTTGAAGCGGAAAGCGTGGACTTTAGCAAGGGTTTCTGGGGCTCGAGGTACGGAAAAGGTGGAGACGATTACTTCAACTGCGTCCTTACGGAAGAGGAGTATAAGAAATTTTACGAGGAACTCCTAAAAGCCGAAAAGGTTAAGCCGAAGGATTTTGAAAAGGCCGTTCACTTTGAGGGTTGCCTTCCGATAGAAGAAATGGCGGAAAGGGGATACAAAACCCTTCTCTTCGGACCTATGAAACCCGTGGGGCTCGTAGACCCGAGAACCGGTAAAGAACCCTTTGCGGTGGTTCAGCTGAGGAAGGAAAACAAGGAAGGGACACTACTCTCCCTCGTGGGATTTCAAACAAAACTGACTTACAAGGAACAAAAGAGAGTCTTTAGACTCATTCCCTGCCTCAGGAACGCGGTGTTCGTGAGACTAGGTTCCATGCACAGGAACACTTTTATCCAGTCAAACAAGGTCCTCACCCATTACCTGAACCTGAAGAAGAAGGAAAATATCTTCTTCGCGGGACAGATAACGGGAGTGGAAGGTTACGTCGCCTCTTCCGCCACGGGAATACTGGCAGGCATAAATGCGGGAAGACTCGCGAGAGGAGAAAAACCCTTAAAAGCTCCAACAGAAACTATGCTCGGTGCTCTCGTCAATTACATAGTAACAAAAGAAGGAGAACTCCAGCCCATGAACCCCGTATTCGGACTCCTTCCCCCTCTGGAAAAGAAGGTAAGGGATAAGAAGAAGAGAAAGGAATTAATGGCTAAAAGGGCACTCGAGACTATGGAAAAGTGGATAAAGGAAAATAACCTTGTGCCGGAAGGGTTAGTTAAAGTTTGCTAA
- the kdsB gene encoding 3-deoxy-manno-octulosonate cytidylyltransferase: MRRAVIIPARLGSTRLKEKPLKNLLGKPLIRWVVEGLVKTGERVILATDSERVKEVVEDLCEVFLTPSDLPSGSDRVLYVVRDLDVDLIINYQGDEPFVYEEDIKLIFRELEKGERVVTLARKDKEAYERPEDVKVVLDREGYALYFSRSPIPYFRKNDTFYPLKHVGIYGFRKETLMEFGAMPPSKLEQIEGLEQLRLLENGIKIKVLITENYYHGVDTEEDLKIVEEKLKNL, from the coding sequence ATGAGAAGAGCTGTAATCATACCTGCAAGACTAGGCTCAACAAGGCTAAAGGAAAAACCTTTAAAAAATTTACTCGGAAAGCCCCTCATAAGGTGGGTAGTTGAAGGACTCGTAAAAACGGGAGAGAGGGTAATCCTCGCTACGGACAGCGAAAGGGTAAAGGAAGTGGTTGAGGACCTATGTGAAGTTTTCCTTACCCCCTCGGACCTGCCCTCGGGCAGTGACAGAGTTCTGTACGTCGTTAGAGATTTGGATGTTGACTTAATTATCAATTATCAGGGAGATGAGCCCTTTGTTTACGAGGAAGATATAAAATTGATATTTAGAGAACTTGAAAAGGGAGAAAGAGTTGTAACCCTTGCAAGGAAGGACAAGGAGGCTTACGAGAGACCTGAAGACGTGAAGGTGGTTCTGGACAGGGAAGGATACGCCCTTTACTTTTCCCGCTCACCTATCCCATACTTTAGGAAAAATGATACATTTTATCCTTTAAAACACGTAGGGATTTACGGCTTCAGAAAGGAAACTTTAATGGAGTTCGGCGCTATGCCTCCCTCAAAACTTGAACAAATAGAAGGACTTGAACAGTTAAGGCTTTTAGAGAACGGAATAAAGATAAAGGTTTTAATTACGGAGAATTACTACCACGGAGTTGATACGGAGGAGGACTTAAAGATAGTGGAAGAAAAGTTAAAAAATTTATAA
- a CDS encoding OprO/OprP family phosphate-selective porin, which yields MLKRLMLASAILPVVSFAESDPLDVLLKKLEEKGVITKEEAKEVKKVAKKHPHLKVKIRLQPRIDFGDIYKENNDYKSRSDFYFRRVRLEISKEWKNIPFGKKLKINFTLHSDKGERDYDYKKGEKEHHSFDPKVKYAYADWTFVDEFAVRIGKNKIPYSRVSLTSSSRQLLIERPYVTEDAKKWLGDYDSNQIMFHGKVAGGIFRYMLSIWDGSTIESKNKTGGTVKADTSLGDAYAIRLEFSPPGFVEKKKDDTGIGEKNKGDVISVGLNYAKNSDFDITDKNIKNEEATVWGGDIFGRFHLGPGALVAQAEYVKMKYDKLDLEEKGYYIQAGYLIPTPYGKFEPAARYEHFKQEDKKNDVTKHKKDIITLGFNHYIKGHKIKWGYNVLFIDNKEKDEKDQTVHQIQMQFYF from the coding sequence ATGTTGAAAAGACTTATGCTTGCTTCTGCCATTCTGCCGGTTGTTAGCTTTGCAGAAAGTGATCCCTTGGACGTCCTTCTGAAAAAACTAGAAGAAAAGGGGGTAATTACCAAAGAAGAAGCAAAGGAAGTGAAAAAAGTTGCTAAGAAACACCCTCACTTGAAGGTAAAAATCAGGCTCCAGCCCAGAATTGATTTCGGTGATATTTACAAGGAAAACAACGACTACAAGAGCAGGAGTGACTTTTACTTCAGAAGGGTAAGACTTGAAATTTCCAAAGAATGGAAGAATATACCCTTCGGTAAGAAACTAAAGATAAACTTTACCTTACACTCGGACAAAGGAGAAAGGGACTACGATTACAAGAAAGGAGAAAAGGAACACCATTCCTTTGATCCAAAAGTTAAGTACGCTTATGCAGACTGGACCTTTGTTGACGAGTTTGCGGTAAGGATAGGTAAGAATAAGATACCCTACTCAAGAGTTTCCCTAACTTCTTCCTCAAGACAGCTCCTGATAGAGAGACCCTACGTTACGGAAGACGCCAAGAAGTGGCTCGGAGATTACGACTCCAACCAAATAATGTTCCACGGAAAGGTTGCAGGCGGAATATTCAGGTACATGCTCTCAATATGGGACGGTTCAACCATAGAAAGTAAAAACAAGACAGGAGGAACAGTAAAAGCGGATACTTCCCTCGGTGACGCTTACGCCATAAGACTTGAGTTCTCTCCTCCGGGATTCGTAGAAAAGAAAAAGGACGACACTGGTATAGGTGAAAAGAACAAAGGAGACGTGATCAGCGTAGGACTCAATTACGCTAAGAACAGCGATTTTGATATAACGGATAAAAACATAAAGAATGAAGAAGCAACTGTCTGGGGCGGAGATATATTCGGAAGGTTCCACTTGGGACCAGGTGCACTCGTCGCTCAGGCGGAATACGTGAAGATGAAGTACGATAAGTTAGACCTTGAAGAAAAAGGTTACTACATTCAGGCAGGATACCTGATACCCACTCCTTACGGAAAGTTTGAACCCGCAGCGAGGTACGAACACTTCAAGCAGGAAGATAAAAAGAACGACGTTACTAAACACAAGAAAGACATAATCACCCTCGGTTTCAACCACTACATAAAAGGTCATAAGATTAAGTGGGGCTACAACGTCCTGTTTATAGATAACAAAGAAAAAGACGAAAAGGACCAAACGGTTCACCAGATACAGATGCAGTTTTACTTCTGA
- a CDS encoding efflux RND transporter permease subunit: MYGLAGRLANFFIDSKLTPILILVSLALGLFAVLTTPREEEPQIVVPMIDIFIPYPGATPEEVEARVVFPLEKILWELKDIEYIYSASTNDMGIVTARFYVGTDPVKALVDLNSKMMSALDKAPPGVILPPVVRLMSIDDVPILTLTLWGENYDWYELRRLAATLQNEIKKIENVANVYLIGGRPRQIRIILDPAKMAAYGISPLYIDQLLRSANAQAISGKINKGNMEYLVKTGPFFKSVRDVENVVVGVRNGRVIFLKDVAKIVDGPSEIKDYVFFGIGEAHEYKGIEGKPGELYPAVTIAVAKRKGTNAVVVAEQVIEFVESLKGKVIPSDVNITVTRNYGETAQEKALELLEHLFIATFSVVLLIAVSLGVREAIVVGLAVPVTLSIALFLNEMYGFTLNRVTLFALIFSIGILVDDAIVVVENIHRWFEMQKLPPRDAIVHATDEVGNPTILATFTVIAALMPMAFVTGMMGPYMRPIPINASVAMFFSLLVAFIVTPWAAYHILKKEREHEEINIRKTLFWKLYCHIMYPLLASKLKRYAFYLFVLALMGGSVGLLFTKTVLVKMLPYDNKSELEIVLDMPEGTTLEDTLKVAKEIADYVGRYSIVTDYQIYAGTAAPFTFNGLVRHYYLRQASNLAEIQVNLVGKHDRDLQSHEFAKLIRPKVHEIASKYGAKYVAVVEVPPGPPVLSPIVAEVYAPDMKVQREFAWRVLKIFKDSPAITDEGIYLEYPAPMIRFEVKEDKVKLAGLTKQEVVYTLKALIGGWQAGIMQTTDTEHVPIIIRLDEKYRVPELLKNVKIPNREGKLIPLSELVEIKEGPIPETIYHKNLRRVIYVIGDVAGREEAPIYGILDVRDKILNIENPYGEVGELWMSLPVLEDRVYVKWDGEMHITLEVFRDLGLAFAVAVFVMYVLVLGWFKDFRIPGIILAPIPLTLVGIIPGHWLMDKIMGNVFFTATSMIGFIALGGIIVRNSILLVDFAEQRLKEGLPVHVAVVEAGVIRTRPILLTAAAVIIGAFVIIFDPIFNGLAISLIFGTIGSTTLTLVLIPVMYYASKIKRMPPEACPTPEMIKRDLMAD, translated from the coding sequence ATGTACGGATTGGCAGGAAGACTCGCAAACTTCTTTATAGACTCTAAACTCACTCCCATACTCATACTCGTTTCTCTCGCTTTAGGACTGTTTGCGGTTTTAACTACACCGAGGGAAGAAGAGCCCCAGATAGTAGTTCCGATGATAGATATATTTATCCCTTACCCTGGGGCAACTCCCGAGGAAGTTGAAGCGAGGGTAGTCTTTCCCTTGGAAAAGATTCTCTGGGAACTAAAAGACATAGAGTACATATATTCAGCTTCCACAAACGATATGGGAATAGTGACTGCAAGGTTCTACGTGGGAACGGACCCCGTAAAGGCACTCGTTGACCTCAACTCCAAGATGATGTCCGCGCTGGACAAGGCACCTCCCGGAGTAATCCTTCCCCCTGTAGTCAGGCTCATGTCAATAGACGACGTTCCAATCCTTACGCTAACACTCTGGGGTGAGAATTACGACTGGTACGAGTTAAGAAGACTCGCGGCTACGCTCCAGAACGAGATAAAGAAGATTGAAAACGTTGCAAATGTTTACCTTATCGGCGGAAGACCGAGGCAGATAAGGATAATTCTCGACCCTGCCAAAATGGCAGCCTACGGAATATCTCCCCTTTACATAGACCAACTTTTAAGGAGCGCAAACGCTCAGGCTATAAGCGGAAAGATAAACAAGGGGAATATGGAATACCTTGTAAAGACGGGTCCATTTTTCAAATCAGTCAGAGACGTTGAAAACGTAGTTGTAGGTGTTAGGAACGGAAGGGTCATATTCTTAAAGGACGTAGCGAAGATTGTGGACGGTCCCTCCGAGATAAAGGATTACGTCTTTTTCGGAATCGGTGAAGCTCACGAGTACAAGGGCATAGAAGGAAAACCGGGAGAGCTTTATCCCGCCGTCACGATAGCGGTGGCGAAGAGAAAGGGAACTAACGCGGTAGTTGTTGCGGAGCAGGTTATTGAGTTCGTTGAAAGCTTAAAAGGAAAGGTAATCCCCTCGGACGTGAACATAACCGTGACGAGGAACTACGGTGAGACCGCACAGGAAAAGGCGTTGGAACTTCTCGAACACCTCTTTATAGCTACCTTCTCCGTTGTTCTCCTGATTGCGGTCTCGTTAGGAGTGAGGGAAGCGATAGTAGTCGGTCTGGCGGTTCCCGTTACACTCTCCATAGCACTCTTTTTAAACGAAATGTACGGATTTACCCTCAACAGGGTTACGCTTTTCGCACTTATATTCTCCATCGGTATACTCGTTGACGACGCGATAGTCGTCGTTGAGAACATACACAGATGGTTTGAAATGCAAAAACTGCCCCCCAGAGACGCCATAGTCCACGCAACGGACGAGGTAGGAAACCCCACAATCCTCGCAACCTTCACCGTTATAGCCGCTCTGATGCCCATGGCTTTTGTCACTGGAATGATGGGTCCCTACATGAGACCCATACCCATCAACGCTTCGGTCGCAATGTTCTTCTCGCTTTTAGTTGCGTTTATCGTAACACCCTGGGCGGCTTACCACATCCTCAAGAAAGAAAGGGAACACGAAGAGATAAACATAAGGAAAACGCTTTTCTGGAAGCTTTACTGTCACATAATGTATCCGCTTCTTGCGAGCAAGTTAAAGAGGTATGCCTTCTACCTATTCGTCCTCGCCCTCATGGGCGGTTCCGTGGGACTGCTCTTTACAAAAACTGTTCTCGTTAAGATGCTCCCTTACGACAACAAATCCGAACTAGAGATAGTCCTTGACATGCCCGAAGGAACGACACTCGAAGACACCTTAAAAGTCGCAAAGGAAATCGCGGATTACGTGGGAAGGTATTCTATAGTCACGGATTACCAGATATACGCGGGAACCGCTGCACCCTTTACCTTTAACGGACTAGTGAGACACTACTACCTCAGGCAGGCTTCAAACCTTGCAGAAATTCAGGTAAACCTCGTAGGAAAGCATGACAGGGATTTACAGTCCCACGAATTTGCAAAACTTATAAGACCGAAAGTTCATGAAATAGCCAGCAAGTACGGTGCTAAGTACGTAGCTGTGGTAGAAGTCCCGCCCGGACCTCCTGTTCTCTCCCCGATAGTCGCGGAAGTTTACGCCCCTGACATGAAAGTTCAGAGAGAATTCGCATGGAGGGTTCTCAAGATATTCAAAGACTCACCCGCCATAACCGATGAGGGAATTTACCTTGAATACCCCGCTCCCATGATAAGGTTCGAGGTTAAAGAGGACAAGGTAAAACTTGCAGGACTCACAAAGCAGGAAGTCGTTTACACGCTCAAAGCTCTCATAGGCGGATGGCAGGCGGGCATAATGCAAACTACCGACACGGAACACGTTCCCATAATAATAAGACTCGACGAAAAGTACAGGGTTCCTGAGCTACTTAAAAATGTAAAGATACCCAACAGGGAAGGAAAGCTTATCCCGCTTTCAGAACTCGTGGAAATTAAAGAAGGTCCCATTCCCGAAACTATTTACCACAAGAACCTCAGAAGGGTTATATACGTTATCGGTGACGTTGCTGGAAGGGAAGAGGCACCCATTTACGGAATACTGGACGTCAGGGATAAAATCCTCAATATAGAAAACCCTTACGGAGAAGTGGGAGAACTCTGGATGTCCCTGCCCGTCCTTGAGGACAGGGTTTACGTGAAGTGGGACGGGGAAATGCACATAACCCTTGAAGTGTTCAGAGACCTCGGACTCGCCTTCGCGGTTGCGGTATTCGTTATGTACGTCCTCGTCCTGGGATGGTTCAAAGACTTCAGGATACCCGGAATTATCCTTGCCCCCATACCCCTGACGCTGGTGGGAATAATCCCCGGACACTGGCTCATGGACAAGATAATGGGTAACGTCTTCTTCACCGCAACTTCTATGATAGGTTTTATCGCCCTCGGCGGTATCATAGTGAGAAACTCTATTCTCCTCGTTGACTTTGCGGAGCAGAGGTTAAAAGAAGGACTCCCCGTTCACGTTGCCGTAGTGGAAGCGGGAGTCATAAGAACCAGACCCATACTCCTTACAGCAGCTGCTGTTATAATCGGTGCTTTCGTTATAATCTTTGACCCGATATTCAACGGACTTGCTATATCCCTTATCTTCGGAACCATAGGTTCTACGACCCTCACCCTCGTTCTCATTCCCGTCATGTACTATGCTTCCAAAATAAAGAGGATGCCTCCAGAAGCCTGTCCCACTCCTGAGATGATAAAAAGAGACCTGATGGCGGATTAA